The Pristis pectinata isolate sPriPec2 chromosome 28, sPriPec2.1.pri, whole genome shotgun sequence genome includes a window with the following:
- the LOC127583880 gene encoding UDP-glucuronosyltransferase 2A1-like yields the protein MDSPGWKGRLQVAYVLGIILIMLPCPITQGAKILVVPIDGSHWVNMKILVEELKLHGHNITMLYNSVSLYFKESSDLYQSIVVQMQNKSDEYAGNEVIQGLVQESLKSSQNGWTLWDNIMFQNIMANFIYSSHKWNQAFNIAIFENKTLLKQLENSNFDLILTDPVFGTGPMLAYYLKVPLVYNVRWQMSGEAHFLFAPSPPSYVPIPGSLLTDKMNFLQRTENLMHNLLQFVFSEFFLYPIYNEICHRYLGPDIDIQTLLLRADVWLMRVNFVFEFPRPTMPNFVYIGGFQCKPARPLAAEFEEFVQSSGEHGLIVMSLGTLVGSLPMQITKQIAEAFAQVPQKVIWRYDGEIPPNTGSNTLLARWIPQNDLLGHPNTRVFISHGGTNGIYEAIYHGVPVIGMPLLFDQFDNLFRLESRGAAKVMNVATMHSTDLLQALNELINSTFYRDNMKKLSALHQDQPESPMERAVFWIEYVARHKEAGHLRSECYRLPWYVYYCVDVMIFLLSVLLSFTVLVVVTLKKLCNIVRKKKQKNE from the coding sequence ATGGATAGTCCTGGATGGAAAGGCAGATTACAGGTGGCATATGTTCTTGGTATCATCTTGATCATGCTGCCTTGTCCAATTACACAAGGGGCTAAAATATTGGTTGTACCTATTGACGGTAGTCACTGGGTTAATATGAAAATTCTAGTAGAAGAACTGAAACTTCATGGTCACAACATCACAATGCTTTATAACTCAGTATCTTTGTATTTCAAAGAGAGTTCTGATCTGTATCAATCAATTGTGgttcaaatgcaaaataaatctgacgaatatgcagggaacgagGTGATCCAAGGACTTGTGCAAGAGTCATTGAAGAGCTCACAGAATGGTTGGACACTGTGGGATAATATTATGTTCCAAAATATAATGGCAAATTTTATCTATTCTTCTCATAAATGGAATCAAGCTTTTAACATAgcaatttttgaaaacaaaactttGTTAAAACAACTTGAAAATTCAAACTTTGACCTGATACTTACAGATCCAGTTTTTGGTACTGGTCCAATGCTTGCTTATTATTTAAAAGTCCCACTGGTGTATAATGTCCGATGGCAGATGAGTGGAGAAGCTCATTTCCTCTTTGCCCCATCACCACCTTCCTATGTCCCAATCCCTGGCTCACTTTTGACAGATAAAATGAATTTTCTCCAAAGAACAGAAAACCTCATGCATAATCTTCTTCAGTTCGTGTTTTCAGAGTTTTTTCTATACCCTATTTATAATGAAATCTGTCATCGATATCTGGGACCAGATATAGACATCCAAACACTCCTCCTGAGGGCTGATGTGTGGCTGATGAGAGTCAATTTTGTATTTGAATTCCCAAGACCCACCATGCCAAATTTTGTGTACATTGGAGGCTTCCAGTGTAAACCAGCCCGACCACTAGCAGCAGAGTTTGAAGAGTTTGTCCAAAGCTCAGGAGAGCACGGACTTATTGTGATGTCATTGGGGACCCTGGTCGGTTCCTTGCCAATGCAGATCACAAAGCAAATAGCAGAGGCTTTTGCTCAAGTACCTCAGAAGGTTATTTGGAGATATGATGGAGAAATCCCTCCCAATACAGGAAGTAACACTCTACTGGCAAGATGGATCCCTCAGAACGACCTGCTAGGACACCCCAACACACGAGTCTTTATTTCTCATGGTGGCACCAATGGCATTTATGAAGCCATCTACCACGGGGTGCCAGTGATTGGCATGCCTCTGCTTTTTGACCAGTTTGACAACTTATTTCGACTTGAATCCCGAGgtgcagcaaaagtgatgaatgTTGCGACCATGCATTCAACAGATCTATTGCAGGCACTCAACGAGCTGATAAACAGTACATTTTATCGGGATAACATGAAGAAACTTTCTGCTCTCCACCAGGACCAACCAGAGTCTCCAATGGAGAGAGCCGTTTTCTGGATTGAGTATGTTGCCCGACACAAAGAAGCAGGGCATTTGCGCTCAGAATGCTACCGACTCCCCTGGTACGTTTATTATTGTGTAGATGTGATGATCTTTCTATTGTCTGTGTTACTCTCGTTTACAGTGCTGGTGGTTGTAACATTGAAGAAACTTTGTAATATTGTTCGGAAGAAAAAGCAAAAGAATGAGTAA